A genome region from Passer domesticus isolate bPasDom1 chromosome 25, bPasDom1.hap1, whole genome shotgun sequence includes the following:
- the LOC135286018 gene encoding ubiquinol-cytochrome c reductase complex assembly factor 2, giving the protein MAASRYRRFLRLCEEWPVEETKQQRDLGSFLRQRVAQAFREGENTPISDPEACDQMYESLVRIHTNFYKNKYPRLKDTTFTGVTLEDCRTILATDILKQMEDRKKGTWKRLREKFSAKKPEEDLK; this is encoded by the exons ATGGCCGCCAGCCGCTACCGGCGCTTCCTGCGGCTCTGCGAGGAATGGCCGGTGGAGGAGACCAAGCAGCAGCGGGACCTGGGCTCCTTCCTGCGCCAGAGGGTGGCACAGGCCTTCCGCGAGGGCGAGAACACGCCG ATCTCTGACCCCGAGGCCTGTGACCAAATGTACGAGAGCTTGGTCAGGATCCACACCAACTTCTACAAAAACAAG tACCCACGCCTGAAAGACACCACCTTCACCGGGGTGACACTGGAGGATTGCAGGACAATCCTGGCCACAG ACATTCTGAAACAGatggaagacaggaaaaaagGGACGTGGAAAAGACTGCGGGAAAAGTTCTCTGCCAAGAAACCCGAGGAGGACTTGAAGTGA
- the IP6K3 gene encoding inositol hexakisphosphate kinase 3 — translation MPKCSLIPRSGAAARSSEKAGPGSPRRTPAAPDPISERRKTQRGGNTRVGENQPSPARASPCLPAPCAAAAAAGSAAPWAVPGTMVGQSPAEPRAAVLLQPFVHQVGGHTSMLTYDEHTVCKPLVSQELSFYESLPLAMRQFTPQYKGIVSVHLKKDSMGNLTLIASPGLGQPDSCGRLDSAGGDPAVTLWHKCKWSHTQVTKTFKDSCPGKMLLRTDLQYHTDSLLEDANGKQAERKSYNPWGLHCHRQHLNRMSSKHNENKLHQFLLLENVVSKYSYPCILDLKMGTRQHGDDASEEKKARHIKKCEQSTSASLGVRICGMQVYQADTGHFLCKDKYYGRKLSPEGFRQTLRQFLCNGNQLRSDLLEPIILRLKALLAVIRKQSSYRFYSSSLLIIYDGQEHKESVDQHLSFPKTHGTNPSRVDVRMIDFAHTTFKGSKSNPNPTPYDGPDHGYIFGLENLIKILQSLLEGK, via the exons ATGCCCAAATGTTCCCTCATTCCtcgctctggagctgcagcgaGAAGCAGCGAGAAGGCCGGCCCAGGCAGCCCCCGGCGCAcacctgcagccccag ATCCCATTAGTGAAAGGAGGAAAACCCAGCGTGGGGGAAACACCAGAGTGGGTGAaaaccagcccagccctgcccgtgcCAGCCCGTGTCTGCCAGCtccgtgtgctgctgctgctgctgcagggtctgcagccccctgggctgtgcctggcaccatggtggggcagagccctgccgagcccagggctgctgtgctcctgcagcccttcgTGCACCAGGTGGGCGGCCACACCAGCATGCTGACCTACGACGAGCACACCGTCTGCAAGCCCCTGGTGTCGCAGGAGCTCAGCTTCTAcgagtccctgcccctggccaTGAGGCAGTTCACGCCTCAGTACAAAG GCATTGTGTCCGTGCACCTCAAGAAGGACAGCATGGGCAACCTGACCCTGAttgccagccctggcctgggCCAGCCGGACAGCTGCGGCCGCCTGGACAGCGCCGGAGGGGACCCCGCGGTCACCCTGTGGCACAAGTGCAAGTGGAGCCACACCCAGGTCACCAAGACCTTCAAAGACAG CTGCCCTGGCAAGATGCTTTTGAGGACAGACCTTCAGTACCACACAGATTCCCTTTTGGAGGATGCAAATGGGAAGCAGGCAGAAAGGAAGAGCTACAACCCCTGGGGACTGCACTGTCACCGGCAGCACCTGAACCGCATGTCCTCCAAGCACAACGAGAACAAACTCCATC AGTTTCTCCTGCTGGAAAACGTGGTGTCCAAGTACAGCTATCCCTGCATCCTGGACCTGAAGATGGGCACGAGGCAGCACGGGGATGACGCCTCAGAGGAGAAGAAAGCCCGGCACATCAAGAAGTGTGAGCAGAGCACCTCGGCGTCGCTGGGCGTGCGCATCTGTGGGATGCAG GTTTACCAGGCAGACACCGGCCATTTCCTGTGCAAAGACAAATACTATGGGAGGAAGCTCTCCCCGGAGGGATTCCGGCAGACCCTGCGGCAGTTCCTGTGCAACGGGAACCAGCTGAGGAGCGACCTGCTGGAGCCCATCATCCTGCGGCTCAAGGCGCTGCTGGCGGTCATCAGGAAGCAAAGCTCCTACAGGTTCTACTCCAGCTCCCTCCTCATCATTTACGACGGGCAGGAGCACAAGGAGAGCGTGGATCAACACCTCTCCTTCCCAAAAACTCACGGCACGAACCCCTCCAGGGTGGATGTGAGGATGATAGACTTTGCCCACACCACCTTCAAAGGCTCCAAGAGCAACCCCAACCCCACCCCGTACGATGGGCCGGACCACGGCTACATTTTTGGCTTGGAGAACCTCATCAAAATCCTTCAGAGCCTGTTGGAAGGGAAGTGA
- the LEMD2 gene encoding LEM domain-containing protein 2, which yields MAELTDAELRKELLALGYRPGPITATTRKVYIKKLGCLRAEVAAARRSGRTAPPSPGRSSAGPPQASPSRQRSGFTGGAARESEEEDEEEEEEEEVGRPPASRWGTSGESGGQAWGDPRGSPPGRGGGVRVEGGPSRDSLGRLSPSEQWGTAVERGGGGLGAPLGGHGALSSPSQWDTSIERSGGLGADRAGALSSASRWETSRDVPEHGRGLGATLDGFRGSSLQWGASERSGGLSSGLGPTLDRVRGSNSTSQWSPSAERSGGLGSRAGSGLDGVGGLSSTPYWGSSAGSKPLPSEEKSRSLWGTAGVGAQSSRAAWDTAGDRRGLSSNSWWRRESEVTPSTQWGSSAAPSRFSSLFRRGKEELASSGGKQAERDAGSRAGGLIRRFPWRAASDGGHGVTPRSALLRSAPRQQPEGKGKGLEYYLSQFLCLASLVLLLIFLGILAVKMAGSGWLDGREESFNLLPVDCDKRTDDFCQAKHKDVIMAMLHELYSYLSVQAGNFECGNPENLKSKCIWVSEVKDHVLNVTGSSSQKFEAALHWILNSNKDLGIWLKGRDLSEPVSSVEEVFCLESAHPQMGLGCRFRRAVVTAIMNLFLFFWSLITLWGILLYLRYRWRKMEEEEQAMYDMVKKIIAVVQDHYKEWERNLERYPYVGIFHVRDSLIPPQSRKKMKRVWERAVDFLASNESRIQTESHRVAGEDMLVWRWTQPSYLSDSEH from the exons ATGGCGGAGCTGACGGACGCGGAGCTCCGCAAGGAGCTGCTGGCGCTCGGCTACCGCCCGGGGCCCATCACCGCCACCACCCGCAAGGTCTACATCAAGAAGCTGGGCTGCCTGCGGGCCGAGgtggcggcggcgcggcgcagCGGCCGCACCGCGCCGCCCAGCCCGGGCCGCTCCTCCGCCGGGCCGCCGCAGGCCTCGCCCTCGCGGCAGCGCTCCGGCTTCACCGGCGGGGCCGCCCGCGAGAgcgaggaggaggacgaggaggaggaagaggaggaggaagtggGGCGGCCGCCCGCGTCCCGCTGGGGGACGTCGGGGGAAAGCGGCGGGCAGGCCTGGGGGGACCCCCGGGGGtccccgccgggccggggcggagGCGTCAGGGTTGAGGGCGGCCCTTCCCGGGACAGCCTCGGGAGGCTGAGCCCTTCGGAGCAGTGGGGGACCGCTGTGGAGAGAGGCGGCGGTGGGCTGGGGGCGCCCCTGGGCGGGCACGGGGCGCTGAGCTCCCCCTCGCAGTGGGACACGTCCATAGAGAGGAGCGGGGGCCTTGGGGCGGACAGGGCCGGGGCGCTGAGCTCCGCGTCCCGCTGGGAGACCTCCAGAGATGTGCCAGAGCACGGCCGGGGGCTGGGCGCCACCCTGGATGGGTTCCGGGGCTCCTCACTGCAGTGGGGCGCCTCAGAGAGGAGCGGGGGGCTCAGCAGCGGCCTGGGACCCACCCTGGACAGGGTCCGGGGCTCGAACTCCACGTCCCAGTGGAGCccctcagcagagaggagcGGGGGGCTCGGCAGCCGGGCGGGCTCGGGCTTGGATGGGGTTGGGGGGCTGAGCTCCACACCCTACTGGGGCTCCTCGGCGGGCTCCAAACCCCTTCCCAGCGAGGAGAAATCCAGGAGCCTCTGGGGGACAGCGGGAGTTGGGGCGCAGAGCTCCCGGGCTGCCTGGGACACGGCGGGGGACAGGAGGGGGCTCTCCTCCAACAGCTGGTGGAGACGGGAGAGCGAGGTGACCCCCAGCACCCAGTGGGGCTCCTCGGCCGCCCCCAGCAGGTTCAGCAGCCTGttcaggagagggaaggaggagctggCTTCCAGCGGTGGGAAGCAGGCGGAGCGGGATgcgggcagcagggctggggggctgatCCGGCGCTTCCCGTGGCGGGCGGCCAGCGATGGGGGGCACGGGGTGACCCCCCGCTCCGCCCTGCTGCGCTCGGCGCCCCGGCAGCAGCCGGAGGGCAAGGGGAAGGGCCTGGAGTATTACCTGTCCCAGTTCCTGTGCCTCGCCAgcttggtgctgctgctgattttTCTGGGCATCCTGGCGGTGAAGATGGCTGGGTCAGGCTGGCTGGACGGCAGAGAGGAGAGCT TTAATCTCTTGCCTGTGGATTGTGACAAAAGAACGGATGAT tTCTGCCAGGCCAAGCACAAGGACGTGATCATGGCCATGCTGCACGAGCTCTACAGCTACCTGTCCGTGCAGGCAG GTAATTTTGAATGTGGAAACCCTGAGAACCTAAAAAGCAAATGCATTTGGGTTAGTGAGGTGAAGGATCACGTGCTG AATGTAACTGGCAGTTCCTCACAGAAGTTTGAAGCTGCCCTGCACTGGATACTGAACAGCAACaaggatttgggaatttg GTTGAAAGGCAGGGACCTGTCAGAGCCTGTTTCCAGCGTGGAGGAAGTGTTCTGCCTGGAATCTGCCCACCCCCAGATGGGGCTGGGCTGCCGCTTCCGCCGGGCCGTGGTCACGGCCATCATGAACCTGTTCCTGTTCTTCTGGA GTCTGATAACCCTCTGGGGCATCCTGCTCTACCTCCGCTATCGCTGGCGcaagatggaggaggaggaacaggCCATGTATGACATGGTGAAGAAGATCATAG CTGTTGTCCAGGACCACTACAAGGAATGGGAGCGGAATTTGGAGCGTTACCCCTACGTCGGCATCTTCCACGTCCGGGACAGCCTGATCCCTCCTCAGAGCAG AAAAAAGATGAAGAGGGTGTGGGAGAGAGCCGTGGATTTCCTGGCCTCCAACGAGTCCCGGATCCAGACAGAATCCCACAGGGTGGCAGGGGAGGACATGCTGGTGTGGAGATGGACTCAGCCCTCGTACCTGTCGGACTCGGAGcactga
- the LOC135286175 gene encoding promotilin-like isoform X2, with protein sequence MVSRKVVATLLLVSLLSVLAEQTQGFMPFFTQSDFQKMQLQEKERNKAGQKKSLSSLQQLEEEGFSEQSGVDVNAAKTLQQALPVRAWLTPRQLEKYQDVLEKLLAELLQDTPDAD encoded by the exons ATGGTTTCGAGGAAGGTGGTGGCCACTttgctgctggtgtccctgctgtccgTGCTGGCTGAGCAGACCCAAGGCTTCATGCCCTTTTTCACCCAGAGTGACTTCCAGAAAATGCAG ctgcaggaaaaggagaggaacaaggcaggGCAGAAGAAATCCCTGAGCtcgctgcagcagctggaggaggaaggTTTCTCTGAGCAATCTGGTGTGGATGTCAATGCAGCCAAGACCCTCCAG CAAGCCCTTCCTGTCAGAGCTTGGCTCACCCCAAGGCAGCTGGAAAAATACCAAGATGTCCTGGAGAaactgctggcagagctgttacAGGACACCCCAGATG CTGACTGA
- the LOC135286175 gene encoding promotilin-like isoform X1 yields MWTEALRMVSRKVVATLLLVSLLSVLAEQTQGFMPFFTQSDFQKMQLQEKERNKAGQKKSLSSLQQLEEEGFSEQSGVDVNAAKTLQQALPVRAWLTPRQLEKYQDVLEKLLAELLQDTPDAD; encoded by the exons GCTCTCAGGATGGTTTCGAGGAAGGTGGTGGCCACTttgctgctggtgtccctgctgtccgTGCTGGCTGAGCAGACCCAAGGCTTCATGCCCTTTTTCACCCAGAGTGACTTCCAGAAAATGCAG ctgcaggaaaaggagaggaacaaggcaggGCAGAAGAAATCCCTGAGCtcgctgcagcagctggaggaggaaggTTTCTCTGAGCAATCTGGTGTGGATGTCAATGCAGCCAAGACCCTCCAG CAAGCCCTTCCTGTCAGAGCTTGGCTCACCCCAAGGCAGCTGGAAAAATACCAAGATGTCCTGGAGAaactgctggcagagctgttacAGGACACCCCAGATG CTGACTGA